CACTACCTCCTGCGTTTATAGAAGTGGTAATTTGATTTCAAAGGTAGAACCCTTGCCAGGTGTGCTTTGAACTGTAATGTCTCCACCATGTGCCTCGACGATCTGACGGGCGATCGCCAGCCCTAAGCCAAACCCTCCGGTATGGCGCGATCGCACCTGATCGGCTCGGTAAAAGCGATCGAAGATGTGAGGTAAATCCTTGGCATCAATCCCGATTCCGCTATCCTTCACTTGAAGGATTGCCCAACAGTGGGTTGGCATTACCCGCAATTCAATCGTGCCCTGGTTGGGAGTGTAGCGGTGAGCGTTGCTGAGTAGGTTGGCGATCGCCTGTCGCAGCAAGTCGGCTTCTGCTCGCACGAGTAGCGGATGGTCTGGCAAATCGAATAAGAGGGTTTGCTGTTTCTGCTGAATTTGTGCTCTGTACTCTTCGAGTAACAGTTGAACGATTGGCACCAGATCAACGCTTTTCAACATATCAGGTGATAGGGTGCCCTCATGACGTGCCAGAAGCAGGAGTTGACTGACCAGCAAACTCATCGATTGCGCTACGTCAGAAATAATGGTTAATCGCTGATGCTGTTCTTGCGGATCAATTGGCTCCATTAATCCCACTTGAGCATGGCTCATAATGCCAGCTAGCGGTGCACGCAACTCATGGGAGGCATCAGCAGTAAACTGTTGCAACTGGTTGTAGGCTTGACGAATGGGTTGCATTGCTTTGCCCCCCAAGACCCAACCCGTGAATGCGATCGCTCCCAGTGCCAGGGGTACCCCAAGTGCCAGAAATAATCGCAGCTGCTGCAACGGCTCTTCGACGGCTGCGAGAGATGCCGCAATCTGAAGATAGCCAATCAATCGTTCACCCTGATATACCGGCAGTGTTAACTGTCTTAATCGAATAGGGGTAGAGCTTTGTCCATCTTCTACCAGCCGCGTTTGAAACCCAGGTGGGGTATCTAATTGCTCCGGTGGAACCTTGCCAGTAAATTGCAACAGTCGCTTGTCTGGCGTGTACCAATACGCAAACGCCAAATCTGTACTGAGGGGTAAGGTATCACTCCCTAAAACTGGAACATTCTCTAAATCGGTACGTTGTCGTCCTTCATAAACATAATTTTCTACCCCCGCTGCCATAATCCGGCTGGTGTTGTAGAGCGTTTGATCAAAGCTGTGTAGGCGATCGCGTGCCTCCCGCAGATACAATACCCCGGCAAACACCACCAGAATACTTCCCATGGAAAGGGTAAACCAGGTGGCTAAGTTGCTGCGACTGCGGTTAAACATGATGAGTGTTCGTAGGGTCTGGACTGGTGAGGCAATACCCCATGCCATACACGGTCTGGAGCCAATCCTCAGCACCAATCGTCTGTAATCGCTGTCGTACCCGGTGGATCAAAATGGTCACTGCTTTACTTTCAGGCTCCATATCCCACTCCCACAGGGCTTGCTCAATTTGGCTACGAGAGAGCACCTGTCGGGGATGGCGCATCAAATATTCCATTAGCTGAAACTCTCGCCCCGAAAGCTGAACGGCTTGCTCTTGCCGCTTGATTGTGAGGGTTGTCAGATGCAATTCTAAATCTCCTAACGTGAGGACATCTCCCTGCCAGAGAGGCGATCGCCG
The nucleotide sequence above comes from Oscillatoria sp. FACHB-1407. Encoded proteins:
- a CDS encoding sensor histidine kinase, with the translated sequence MAWGIASPVQTLRTLIMFNRSRSNLATWFTLSMGSILVVFAGVLYLREARDRLHSFDQTLYNTSRIMAAGVENYVYEGRQRTDLENVPVLGSDTLPLSTDLAFAYWYTPDKRLLQFTGKVPPEQLDTPPGFQTRLVEDGQSSTPIRLRQLTLPVYQGERLIGYLQIAASLAAVEEPLQQLRLFLALGVPLALGAIAFTGWVLGGKAMQPIRQAYNQLQQFTADASHELRAPLAGIMSHAQVGLMEPIDPQEQHQRLTIISDVAQSMSLLVSQLLLLARHEGTLSPDMLKSVDLVPIVQLLLEEYRAQIQQKQQTLLFDLPDHPLLVRAEADLLRQAIANLLSNAHRYTPNQGTIELRVMPTHCWAILQVKDSGIGIDAKDLPHIFDRFYRADQVRSRHTGGFGLGLAIARQIVEAHGGDITVQSTPGKGSTFEIKLPLL
- a CDS encoding response regulator transcription factor; the protein is MKILLVEDDPIQLEPLKTALTKSGHGVDAVQDGEIAQRLISDRHYDLLILDWMLPNISGIQLCQRYRQLGKSAPVLFLTAKDTVTDKITGLDVGADDYLVKPVNVMELLARVRALGRRSPLWQGDVLTLGDLELHLTTLTIKRQEQAVQLSGREFQLMEYLMRHPRQVLSRSQIEQALWEWDMEPESKAVTILIHRVRQRLQTIGAEDWLQTVYGMGYCLTSPDPTNTHHV